The following are from one region of the Candidatus Omnitrophota bacterium genome:
- a CDS encoding replication-associated recombination protein A produces the protein MADTHLNKDLFEKKKKNSSKPEPLSARMRPRALKEFTGQGHIIGPGKLLTRAIEADTIASLVLYGPPGTGKTTLAHVVSNATKAEFVQLNATTSNVQELRKEIEAAKQRRALYDKKTILFIDEIHRFNKAQQDVLMPDVEAGAVVLIGATTHNPFFSIVAPLISRSLVFELKPLSEADIITILNNALKDKERGLGDMPVKIESDALKFLAKISEGDARRALNALELAALTTPKSREGTINITLQAAEECIQKKAVVYDRDEDGHYDTISAFIKSMRGSDPDAALYWLAKMLYAGEDPRFIARRIVICAAEDVGLADPQAIVVANAALQISEFVGLPEARIPLAEAAVYVACAPKSNAAYLGIEKALKDVEAGRVMEVPPHLKDASMDSEGLGHGKGYKYAHDYKGHFVEQEYMPKKTTYYEPTDIGFEKQFKERLEKLWKRK, from the coding sequence ATGGCAGATACCCACCTGAATAAAGACCTGTTTGAGAAGAAGAAAAAGAATTCCTCCAAACCCGAACCTCTCTCCGCAAGGATGAGGCCTCGCGCGCTGAAGGAATTCACGGGGCAGGGCCATATCATCGGGCCGGGAAAACTCCTCACCCGCGCGATCGAGGCCGATACGATAGCCTCGCTCGTGCTCTACGGCCCTCCCGGCACGGGAAAGACCACCCTCGCCCATGTAGTCTCGAACGCCACAAAGGCGGAATTCGTGCAGCTGAACGCGACGACCTCGAACGTCCAGGAATTAAGGAAGGAGATCGAGGCCGCGAAACAGCGCAGGGCCCTTTACGACAAAAAGACCATACTCTTCATCGACGAGATACACAGGTTCAACAAGGCGCAGCAGGACGTCCTGATGCCTGACGTAGAGGCCGGAGCGGTAGTTTTGATAGGCGCGACTACCCACAACCCTTTCTTTTCGATAGTGGCGCCGCTTATATCGCGCTCGCTCGTCTTTGAATTAAAACCGCTTTCAGAAGCGGATATCATTACGATATTGAACAATGCGCTCAAGGATAAGGAGCGCGGGCTGGGTGACATGCCCGTGAAGATAGAAAGCGACGCGCTTAAATTTTTAGCGAAGATCTCCGAGGGCGACGCGCGACGGGCATTGAACGCCCTGGAGCTTGCGGCCCTTACGACCCCGAAGTCCAGGGAAGGGACGATAAATATCACTCTGCAGGCCGCCGAGGAATGCATACAGAAGAAGGCCGTCGTATATGACAGGGACGAGGACGGCCATTACGACACCATATCGGCCTTCATAAAATCCATGCGCGGCTCGGATCCCGACGCAGCGCTATATTGGCTCGCCAAGATGCTATACGCCGGCGAAGACCCCAGGTTTATCGCGCGCCGCATCGTGATATGCGCGGCTGAGGATGTCGGCCTCGCCGACCCGCAGGCGATAGTGGTGGCCAACGCGGCCCTGCAGATATCGGAATTCGTAGGGCTTCCCGAGGCCAGGATACCTCTCGCCGAGGCGGCGGTCTATGTGGCGTGCGCGCCGAAGTCGAATGCGGCTTATCTCGGGATAGAAAAGGCGTTAAAGGACGTCGAGGCCGGCAGGGTAATGGAAGTGCCGCCGCACCTGAAAGACGCTTCGATGGATTCCGAGGGGCTCGGCCACGGCAAGGGATACAAATATGCCCACGATTATAAAGGGCATTTCGTCGAACAGGAATATATGCCCAAGAAGACTACTTATTATGAGCCGACCGATATAGGCTTTGAGAAACAGTTCAAGGAACGCTTAGAAAAATTATGGAAAAGAAAATGA